In the genome of Bradyrhizobium ottawaense, the window TGATGAAAATGTCGGTGAAGCGCATCGCGGCGATCTCGATTTCTGTATCTCAAGGAAAGTGATCCGGCCGAGCCGGATCACTTGAATGCAGAGGGTCAGTAGCGCGGCGGCTGCGCCGGGATCTGCGGAGCCGGGTCGGTCGAAATCGACACCGCCGCGCCCGATTGCAGCTTGAGCTGGCCGACGGCGACGACCTTGTCGCCCGCCTTCACGCCCTTGATGATTTCGACGCGACCTTCGACCCGGTTGCCGGTCTGCACGAAGGTGCGCACCGCGGACAGGCTGGTCTTGCCGTCGGCTTCCTTCTTCTCGGTGATCACGAACACCGAGTCGCCGTACAGCGTGTAGTCGACCGCCGTCTCCGGAACGGTGATCACGGCCGGCTTGTCCGGCAGCACCACCGTGGTGGTCACGAACATGCCGGGCTTCAGGATCTTCTCCGGATTGGCGATCGTCGCCTGCACGCGGATATTGCGGGTGTCGGTCGAGATTTGCGGTTCGATCGTGGTGATCTTGCCTTCGAAGATGCGGCCCGGATAGGCATCGACCTTCAACTTGACAGTCTGGCCGACCTTGAGGCTGCCGGAATCCTTTTCCGTCACGGTGAAGTTGGCCCACAGCTCCGACAGATCGGTCAACGACACGATCGCCGTACCCGCCGTCAGATACTGACCGACCTCGACCTTGCGGACGCCGAGATCACCGGAGAACGGTGCGCGCACCAGCTTCTGCGAGATCAGCGCCTCGGTCTTGGCGATGCCGGCCTGCGCCTGGTCGTAGGCGGCCTGCGCGGTATCGACGGTCGCCTGCGGACCGAACTGGCGCGCGGCCAGCTGCTTGGCACGATCAAGCGACAGCTGCGCGACGGTCGCCTGGGCCTTGTAATTGGCAAGGTCGCCCTGCTCCGGCGCGTCGAACAGCTGGACCAGCGGCGTGCCGGCTTCGACGCGCGTGCCCGGCGCGAACTTGATCTCGGTGACGCGGCCGTTGACGTCGGCACTGACGTCGACCTGGTGCACGGCGACGAGGCCGCCGACCGCGGTGAGCAAGTTCGGCACCACCTCGGACTTGGCCTCTGCCGCGCTGACAGCGGTCGGCGGCGGCTTGTTGTTGGCGAAGAACTGCTTGATCATCTGGCCGCGGAAATAGTTGAACCAGACGAGGCCGCCGACCAGCACCGCCAGGAGCGTGCCGACGATGATGAACCAGAGCACCGGCCGGACCGGACGCTTGGGAGCCTTGTTGTCGATCGGTTCGCCCGAAATCTTGTGTTCGGTTACGATGTTCATGTCATGCACTCTCTGCAATCGCCGCCTTACCGGCATCCGCGGCCTGATTGTGGCCCAGATGCGAAGCAATTGCGGCGTCGTTAAGTCCGATACCCCTCAGGAGAAACTCACACAGCTGCCGCTCGAGGTCTTCAGCCTTGCCGTAAGCGAGGCAAGGCGTGGCGGGCAGCCTGGTCAGCGCCGCAGTCATCACCGAGTGATGCGCAAACCAGAACAGATTGAGCGGATCGCCGCTGCATAGCCGCGCGTCCCCGGCGGCAACGGCACGTTCGAGCGAGGAGACGAAGATCGCCCCGATCAGCGTCTCGATCTTGGCATACAGCAAACGGGCGAATTCGCCATCATCCAAGTGGCTGGTGGCCATCAGCCGCAGGCGCTGGGCCTCTTCCTGATCGGGACCATCAGCGATGTGCAGGAAATGCTCGACCATGCCGCGGATCACCTCGACCAGCGTGGCGGTCGAAGGCTCCCGCTCGAGAAGCTCGGTGAGCGCCGGGTCCGCCTCGCATTCGTCGCTGAGGATTTCGGCGTAGAGGGCCGCCTTGGACGGGAAATGCTTGAACAGCAACGCCTCGGAAATGGCAGCGGCGGCCGCCACGCTCTTGGTCGTGGTGCCGGTATAGCCATGTCGGGCAAAGCAGCGTTTCGCGGCTCCGAGGATCAATTGACGCCTCAGGTCGCTCGTCATACGCAATGAGCTCATGCTAGTGAGTAAGCACTCACCCACGCAAAAGTCAAGCACTATGTTGCATCGCAACCTGAGTGCGTCGTTAATTCAGTGGAAATTGCCCCCGCCTGCACGGTTTCCGTGCAGGACCTGGGCGCCGGTGGGAATGGGCAGGCCCGCCCTAGATTGGCTGGAAGCCGAGGTCGCCGCGGATCCGGTTGAGGATGTAAGTCCCATCCCGGCTTGGCAATATCCGCTCCAGGCTGGCGCTGTCGATCTTCATATTGGCAAAGCGAGGCCCGGCAGAGACGTCGTGAACGGCTTTGGCAAAGGCCTCGACCTCGGCCATGGTCGTGACCGCCCGACTATCCCCGATGCCGCAGGCCCTGGCGACGCCGACGAGGTCGGCGGCAGCGGAGGTGTGGCTGGTCTGGCCGCCCGTTTCGCCATAGGCCTCGTTGTCGAGAACTGCGATCGACAGGTTCGACGGCTTTTGCAGCCCGATGGTGGCCAGGCTGCCCATGCCCATCAGCATCTCGCCGTCGCCGGTGATGACCAATACCGGCAGTTTTGGCTGCGCCAGGGCGAGCCCCAGCCCGATCATCGCGGCGCCGCCCATGCCGCCCCAAAGGTAGAAATTGCGGGCGTGGTCGCCGGCCGCGCACATGTCGTTGGTCGAGGCCCCGAGGCCGCCGATCGCGACGACGTCCTTGCGGTTCGCGAGCAACGTGGACACCACCTGCCGACGGTCGAGGAGATTGTCCTTGCTCATTTGGTGAAAACCTTGGCGCCGATCAGGCGCTGCGACAGAAGGACGGCGGTAGGCGTGAGCGCGTTGTAGGCTTGCGACGCAGCGGCTTCGAGCACGGCCGGCACCTCGGCTGCGTTCGAGGCCCGCAGCACCTGGACACCCGACAGTTCGAACACGCCCTGCGTGGTCGATCCCATCGGCACCTGCCACGGATTGAACTCGCCCCACTCGCCGCGCATGGTCACCAGCGTGAGGAAGGGGAAGCGCAGGATCGGGATCAGCGACAGCATGTTGATGCAATTGCCGACGCCGCTCGACTGCATCAGCAAGACGCCGCGCTGTCCGCCGGCCCAGGCGCCGGCGAGAAGCGCCACGCCCTCCTCCTCCGTCGTGAGCGGAATGCCGCGCATGGTGGATGATGCCAGCACGCGCTGGATCAGCCTCGAATGGCCGGCATCCGGCACGTAAGGCACCTGCCTGATATCGAAGCGTTGCAAGGTCGCGAAAATATCGTCGGGCCAATTCGGCGCCGTGTCGGCAGCGTCAGCGCGTGCGTGCATTTTCCTGTCCGGTCGGCTAGCAAGGTGGGAAGACTGTAGACGCATGCATGCGCCGACCAGAACAACAAAAACGGCATAACGGCTTTAACCGGCGAGTATAACGGGATGAACGCAGATGCGAAGGCGCTGGCGGCAAGCTTCGACCTCGAGAAGCTGACGCCGGAATTTTACGACGACCCCTACCCGACCTATCGTGCACTGCGGGAGAACGAGCCGGTCAAGCGCCTGCCGAACGGCACCGTGTTCCTGACCCGTTATGACGATCTCGTCACCACCTACAAGAACACCAAGTCGTTCAGCTCGGACAAGAAGCGCGAGTTCGCGCCGAAATACGGCGACACCCCGCTCTACGAGCATCACACCACCAGCCTCGTCTTCAACGATCCCCCGGCGCATACCCG includes:
- a CDS encoding TetR/AcrR family transcriptional regulator codes for the protein MTSDLRRQLILGAAKRCFARHGYTGTTTKSVAAAAAISEALLFKHFPSKAALYAEILSDECEADPALTELLEREPSTATLVEVIRGMVEHFLHIADGPDQEEAQRLRLMATSHLDDGEFARLLYAKIETLIGAIFVSSLERAVAAGDARLCSGDPLNLFWFAHHSVMTAALTRLPATPCLAYGKAEDLERQLCEFLLRGIGLNDAAIASHLGHNQAADAGKAAIAESA
- a CDS encoding phosphonopyruvate decarboxylase → MHARADAADTAPNWPDDIFATLQRFDIRQVPYVPDAGHSRLIQRVLASSTMRGIPLTTEEEGVALLAGAWAGGQRGVLLMQSSGVGNCINMLSLIPILRFPFLTLVTMRGEWGEFNPWQVPMGSTTQGVFELSGVQVLRASNAAEVPAVLEAAASQAYNALTPTAVLLSQRLIGAKVFTK
- a CDS encoding thiamine pyrophosphate-dependent enzyme, with amino-acid sequence MSKDNLLDRRQVVSTLLANRKDVVAIGGLGASTNDMCAAGDHARNFYLWGGMGGAAMIGLGLALAQPKLPVLVITGDGEMLMGMGSLATIGLQKPSNLSIAVLDNEAYGETGGQTSHTSAAADLVGVARACGIGDSRAVTTMAEVEAFAKAVHDVSAGPRFANMKIDSASLERILPSRDGTYILNRIRGDLGFQPI
- a CDS encoding efflux RND transporter periplasmic adaptor subunit — its product is MNIVTEHKISGEPIDNKAPKRPVRPVLWFIIVGTLLAVLVGGLVWFNYFRGQMIKQFFANNKPPPTAVSAAEAKSEVVPNLLTAVGGLVAVHQVDVSADVNGRVTEIKFAPGTRVEAGTPLVQLFDAPEQGDLANYKAQATVAQLSLDRAKQLAARQFGPQATVDTAQAAYDQAQAGIAKTEALISQKLVRAPFSGDLGVRKVEVGQYLTAGTAIVSLTDLSELWANFTVTEKDSGSLKVGQTVKLKVDAYPGRIFEGKITTIEPQISTDTRNIRVQATIANPEKILKPGMFVTTTVVLPDKPAVITVPETAVDYTLYGDSVFVITEKKEADGKTSLSAVRTFVQTGNRVEGRVEIIKGVKAGDKVVAVGQLKLQSGAAVSISTDPAPQIPAQPPRY